The following DNA comes from Eretmochelys imbricata isolate rEreImb1 chromosome 2, rEreImb1.hap1, whole genome shotgun sequence.
GTATTCACACGTATaggaaatatgaaaaaaaagtCTTAATGTTTAATTACAGGAGAAAGACCCCATTCTGTCAAATGTGCTTCTATTCAACTAGTCTTACGTACCAGCCTCTCCACAATAGGACGCtcacccacagatcaccacactaATAGAACATTGTAAGCAAAATGAACTACTAATTTTTCATAAATTAACATGATATAAAGAAAATGGTACCATGTACTGCTGTCAAAGATTTCCTTACTTGCTAATTTGTTTATGCGTTTGCTAGCACCAGCTCACTCACTAGGGTTCTGAATAGCAGTCCCCACTAAAATGAAGGGCAGGTACAGTCTACATAAGCAACAATCTAAAAGGGACTCAACTTGGGGAAAGGGTGAAAAGAGAAAGGTCAAGTCTCTTCAACAAGAAACTTAATGGATTCTCCCCTTAAGTGCCTACCCAACATCCAAAAGTGTCAGGAGACCTCAACATTTAGGGCTTTTCTATACATGAAATTATTGCTGAATAAGTCCATGTGTAGACACTCCTATCCCAAAAGTGCCTTGTTCCCATTTATCTTAACCAACTCTGAAAGTGGATGTAGCTAAACAGAAAGAAGAAATATTCTGGAAGAGCTGTTCCTGAATAACTATATGTCTAGACAAGTCCATAGCCTGTAAATATTAGGacttatctacatggggaaatttacaGGTATAATTATAATGGTATAACTATGCTGGTaaattttcccatgtagacaagcccttagtgaaaGTGTGCAGAGAGCAAAAGGTGGACTGCTTTTTACAGTTTGTCCACAGATGTGTTTTGCTTTTCACCCAAATGGTAGCCAGGGATATAGCATGAAATGGACCAAGTTTTCACTAAGCAAGGGGGAGTGGGGGTACTTCTACATTCTGACATATTTAACTCTGCCTCCAGGTTTGTAAATGTGACTGGGCCATAAATCAGGAAAAGTATATAAATGTCTAAATGGTTTGGAACTATTCAGGTAGATTTTTGGAGTCCTATGCAATCATGcctaaaaacaaatttttaacaCTTACATACTTTTAATCTTTAAAGTTCTTTACAAAGATTAGTTCCTACTTTTCAGGCTGTATTGTAAGGAGATCTTTCACTTGCAACAATGAAAGATttcctaaatacatttaaaaaaaaaacacagaccaCCTTTAATGTAAACACtaccctgatcttgcaaatggATACCTCTGTAAGTGTATTTTGAAATGTCTTGGTGAGAAGAAGGCCATAAACAGACGTCTGGAAAGAAAAATACTAGGATATGTTTTTTCCtccattattttttcccctgggaTTTGGAAAAGTAGAATTTCAACTCCTATGTTTAATATTCAGAAAGTATTTGCAATATCTTGCGCTATTTACATTATAAGCCCTTCACACTTTGAATATGAAATATACATGGTCTACATAGAGACAGATCTGTATATAAGGTGCTTTACAACTTTTCTTATTTTACATTGCTTTACATTTTAAAGGATATAGTGCAGAGTGTACCAAAGTGACTTCAGCTGAGAATCTTCATTTCCAGCTAGAAGATGGTTTCTCCAGACCTGCTCAGTATCAAGGCCATACCTGGATAGAGCCCTGAGACGCATTTTGGTTGCTATGTCTTTTTCAAAGGAACTAGCCTTTCCTTCCTCTGTGCATTCGTACAAGTGTCGGCCACAAGCCCACATAAGAGATGTAACTGGACTCCATGCCAGAGAAATCCTTTCAAAAACTGTGAAGTCAGACATAGTTCTGTTGGGAGTCACAACTACCATTCGATTTTGACTCGTGGGATGCCATGCAAAGGAAGCAATATAATTTTCACATGGCTGCACACTTCGTTCAATTATTGTAGGTTCAGTTTCATCTCCAATAGGTGTGGGAGTATGCTGCATATCATACAATCTAATAATATTACTATCCCTAGTTAAAGTAGCTAGCAGTCCAGTTCTTGTTGGACACCAAGCTACTTTTGTTAGGGGCTTTGGTTGCTCTGTCAGAGTCAAAACAGGTTTTTCAAATTTTCTGAGATCCCATATGGCAACCTGACCTTCATAGAAGGAAGCCACACGATCATGAAAGTATGGGTCTACAGTCACTCCCTGAACCGCCTTGgtatttacaaacattttttgGCTTGTATTTCTAAGGTCAAAGATAGCCAAGTTTCGGTGCATTCCAGCTAAAAGAAGTTTCTGGTCCCGTGGAAGCCAGCAAAGAGAAAGACAAGCATCATTCTGTCCTAATTCATAAAGCGGCTTCGTCACTACCAGTCCAGCTTCAGTATCTCCAGCTGAAAGTCTCACTTTCTCTGTGGCAACTGCACTCTCTGTGGTGTATTTGCTACTTATATCCCAGATCAATACTGAAAAGTCAGCCCGATGTTTATCTAGGCCAGCAGCAAGCCAATTGCTGTCCAATGGATTCCACGCTAAGGTATTACATTGCCGTGcatgttttggaacaaattctTTTCCTATCAACTCTTTGGACTTTGAGTTGTGATCCTGGCCCAGACTGGTAAGGACAACTCGACCGTTTGCTTGTCCAACGGCTAGGAGACATTCAGGATCATATTTAGGATACCAGGCCACACATTTCATGTATGGCGTATCTGAATTTATTGACAATAATGTAGCTGTAGTTTCTTCTGATAATCGCAAAGATCCTGCTTTGAGTTCTGAACTCACAGCAGACTCAATGTGATAGAGGCTCAGTTCTGAGTCACATACAACAAACCTATCAACATGGTGTGGAGCCCagagaatatcaggtttggagcCACTCATGTTTGCAACTACAAATCAATCCAAGTGATTTAAAATTTCTGTAGGAAGACTCAGGTGATGTCCATTCATAGGGAAACTGTTAAGAAAGGAATTGTAATGGTTTTAGTGAACACAGATTTAGACAACTAAAGAATGAATATAAAACTCATCTTTAAATTAAAACTAGGACAAGGTCTTGAGTTATTTCCAAGGCAAACATTCAAAACACCTATACTTAAGCTGAGATTGGAACCTTGGGGCAATGGGAGAGAACTTTACACTCTCAACCCTCTGTCTGTTATTGATATATCTACTGAGAAAAAATATCCAGCTAGCCTTCTTTGAACTGACAACAGGATTTCCCATGTATACGAACCCTCTCTGAATATTACTCCTTTATTACACTACCATGAGCACTGAGGTATCACAGCACCACACAATCTCAGACTAAAGTTCATCTCATGTAGCAATACAAAAAACTCTGTCAAAGCACCGATGTCTTCTCTGTGGCAAGAAAGGGAGAATGCCATGCCAAGCCAACTTGCAAAAATGTAATGTCTCATTAAAAACACTTAAAAGAAACCAACTCATATACAGGCTATAGTATTAGGAGCACATACACATATTATGATATTGCCAAGGGCACTTACAAAACTCTCAAGCAGCTAATTTATTTCCGTTTTGCCGATTAATGTTTTGCAATACAAAGAGATTCAGTGCGGTTTTTCACACAGAACTGGACTTCATCAAACATTAATTCCCACCTACTATTACTCGGCTACAAAGAACGTGactgggaggatttttttttgtcgCTTTTCCTCCTCAGAAACACTCGCTCTGTGTATCACTTTGAAGAAATCTACCTTCTCCCCTGAGCAAAGTGCGCGCTTCTGGAAACCCACCCTGTGGCGCGCTGCGGGGAAGGCTCAGCCCCACTCCGCTCACTCACCGCGTTCCCGCCTCAGACGCGCTCCCGAACCGAACCACGGCACCGCCTGACGCTACCACAGGTGCCTTCGCTTCCGGGTTCGGTCTCTAAGCCGCCCCCATAGAGGCCACAAGCGCCCTCCAATTCGTACGCAGTGAGAAGCGCCGTTTGCCTACGTCACCAGGGCGTCGGTACCAGATTTTGTCCCGTTCGATTGGCGGCTTGAGAGGAAGCCCCGCCTCGATGTCTCCCCTGTTGCCAGGGCGACTGCTGGGCTCGTCGGAGAGCGGAAGTGTTGGTTTCCCGCCGCTCAAGGGGAGCTGTGGCCGGTGGGGCAGAGCGCGGCGCGGGCCTCGGGACCGCTCCACATGGGGGACGTGCACGAGGGGCCGCGGCCCCGCATCGCCACCAGCCACTTAGCGCAGCACCTCGGGCAGCCGGTTTGCTTCGTGGGCCGAGGGGAGGAGGTAgcgggaccccctgcccccgccGCTAGCCGCTCCCTCACACAGCCCCCTCTTttgcattccagtctctggctcccagtcagcacctaGTCCAGTAAAGTGAGAAGTTACTTAAAACTCCAGTCGCTAAACACAATGTTCTTCTCTGACCCCTAAGGGGCCAGCCACGTGACCAGATCGCTACTTGTCCGGATCAAAATACCGCACCGCCAGCCAGTCCTTTAGTTTCTAAAatcaaagatttattttaaaagaaaagaaaacgaGAGGAGAGGTGTTATATTGGCAAAACAATCAGATACATACATATGACTTCAGAGTTCATGTCAGGTTGTTCGCAGCACTGGTGAGTTTGCTGTCTTGTAAAGTCTGTCTGGAACACGTGGAAAGCTTAGATGGGtctatcagtcctttgttcagagcttcagtttggaAAGAAGTTTCTCCAGAggaaagaagcaggactgaagatgAAATGGAGGTGATGCAACTGCCTTTTTAGATTACCTGACTCTGCCATGTAAATTGTACATTCCTTGTCCCAAACGCAAGCTCACAGCACATGGGCATGGAAAATTATTTGGAGTCCCCTTGTAACAAGAAgatttgcttttaatttaaacCCTTTATTCTGATATTAAAGTTGTGACCTGCCCTATGGACCTTCCAGAGAAAAGCCGCTGACCAAGGCCAACTAACTTTCCCCTTGAAGGACGTGGATACAGCCCTCTGATCAAGAATAGGCAGGAAGCAGTAAATTCATCAACAACAAAAAGTATTTAGAAGTGAAGGATTACaataaaagaggagagagaggcaaaaaTCAAACAGTAAAGGTTACAGATACAATGTAAAGGAAGCGGCACAAGAAATAAAGACAGTACTACAAGGACAATTTTAACTATCACATACAACAGTATAACAATACGATTATTCAGTTAACACCATACTTTATAACAATGTATCAATTTAAATACATAGAACACTATATTAATTAACACTTAATACTTTAGCCTGCTAATTACTGCCTTTATATAGTTTTAGCTCATTAACTATTAATGTATTATTGTAATTCAGCCAATCAGTTTTTAAGGATTTGCATATTCTGTTTTATGTCGTGTACTGAGGTGACTTTCCACCTCAGCCAGCTTCCAGATATTAGCATATGTTAATAATTAATTAGTGTATGTTAATTAGTCACTTGTATAGAAAGCTACTCCCCTGTCCCATATACTTCTATGGGCTCAATGCATTTCAATGGGGGTTTTCAACTGACCTTTAGATGAACTCTAGCCATTTTCTATCTGGAGGTCCCATTGGTTTCTATGAGCTACAGTGTATTTCTGTGGAATTTTGCTGAGTCATTCCCCAGGGGAAGTGATGTAATCCCTTGTCTAGATTGCATCATCCCTATTCCTTTCTATGAGCTCCCATGTATTACTATGGGATTTTCTACTATATTACATAATCCTATGGCTGCCATTACTGTATTTTCTAATTTAAACTGTTagtaatttttatttcattaaagCCCTATTCTTAAAACTAATTACTGTTTTAAGTATATCAAAGGGTCCTGACACCATCACCACTCCTTTTATGTTCATTTAAGCAATTTTTATAGTTTCAGCAAATTTAAACCCCTTCCAAGGTTTTTCTGCAGATTTTCCCCATTCAGAGCTCAATAAGGTATTCTGGGCAACTGAGGCAAAATTCTCTCATCACACCTTGTACATAGGCATGTCCCTATATGTTATGCTGACTCACAGGTGTAGCCCCTGGCTTTTTTCAGTgggctcattgtacagctgattgtccttgatgggccatcaagcagccTGGgtagtgctgatgccaatctgtctgacGGTATCACCCAGATACACAAGTTTGAGATATCAATACACCACATGTATTTATAACTcatgatacaaaaatgatacatatatATAAACAAGCTTATTATATTTAGCAATATCATAccttttccactgataccttacatggcatatctggtaTAAGGTTCCTTGAATTTTGTAATATTGGTATCAAGAATATTATAAATGGTCACCCgtattccatacagcatcacagatTCAATAGTCCCAGTATTTCTCTGTGCTCCCCACTTTCTTTGCAAGAATGAGTCTCTTCCCTACCACGCAGTGATTTCACTATACGGTGTGCATGCCACCTGAACTTCCCCATCCCAACTAGGtctaattgttttaaaaaatttctagttggaaaaaaaatccatttagttCTTGGTtggaaattttaattaaaattgaaacgttaatgcatattttaaaagcatatatatgataaaatacttgtATCTGAAAAAGCATAGTAGTTTTGAAAAGTCTGAACAAAGTCTAGCTTCTTCACACAGCTGCATTTGTTAGCACAACGGCGCATTCAATTTAGCGATGTTGGTTGGCCTAattttcaaattatgatttataaACAACAGTAAATCATCAAATTCAAAAGCTAATGTTTATTGGtagtttttaatgtttaaaatgtggGGCTGAGAGTTAGCACCAAATCGCCTTGCCAATGAAAACATATGAAACTTGCTTACGGCAACTGGGCAGCCCTAGTAAGTTTCGCTCCTCTTCTTTATGTGAAAGTTTATACATATATAGAAGTAATTAATATAATTTCTCATTCTTGGAACAACTTGATTTAGTATGTTTTAGTGAGTTTGCTCCAGAATGCTGGCTTTGTGACTGGAAcacttatataaatatatgtttccTAGTacgccaagattttaaaaatgcattatttgccaaggttgtTATCTTGCATCGTCACTATCTCAAGAGGTCATTCTCTcagggagtttctgtactaaacatttgtaTTGTATTATATTATAATTGTTTCAAGTCAATTTAAattgaattaatttttaattttttaaatatttttggttttagaAATCTAAAATTTCTGCGTTTGGGTTTAATTTGCATTATCctatcaaaacattta
Coding sequences within:
- the MIOS gene encoding GATOR2 complex protein MIOS isoform X2, which produces MSGSKPDILWAPHHVDRFVVCDSELSLYHIESAVSSELKAGSLRLSEETTATLLSINSDTPYMKCVAWYPKYDPECLLAVGQANGRVVLTSLGQDHNSKSKELIGKEFVPKHARQCNTLAWNPLDSNWLAAGLDKHRADFSVLIWDISSKYTTESAVATEKVRLSAGDTEAGLVVTKPLYELGQNDACLSLCWLPRDQKLLLAGMHRNLAIFDLRNTSQKMFVNTKAVQGVTVDPYFHDRVASFYEGQVAIWDLRKFEKPVLTLTEQPKPLTKVAWCPTRTGLLATLTRDSNIIRLYDMQHTPTPIGDETEPTIIERSVQPCENYIASFAWHPTSQNRMVVVTPNRTMSDFTVFERISLAWSPVTSLMWACGRHLYECTEEGKASSFEKDIATKMRLRALSRYGLDTEQVWRNHLLAGNEDSQLKSLWYTLHFMKQYTEDMDQKLTGNKGSLVYAGIKSIVKSSLGTTENLRHSRSGSDRQADIIQYLSEERSLALQLCGWIKKGTDLDVEPFLNSLEQEGDWERAAAVALFNLDIRRAIQILNKGASSEKGDLNLNVVAMALSGYTDEKNSLWREMCSTLRLQLNNPYLCAMFAFLTSESGSYDGVLYENKVAVRDRVAFACKFLNDAQLNRFIEKLTNELKDAGNLEGILLTGLTKDGVDLMESYVDRTGDVQTASYCMLQGSPSDVLKDEKVQYWIENYRNLLDAWRFWHKRAEFDIHRSKLDPSSKPLAQHFLW